The Coffea eugenioides isolate CCC68of chromosome 8, Ceug_1.0, whole genome shotgun sequence genome has a segment encoding these proteins:
- the LOC113781531 gene encoding cytosolic sulfotransferase 14-like, with amino-acid sequence MPKSGTTWLKALTFSIVNRNNHSVDESPLLFSNPHYLVPFLEIYLYKDGNIPDIDSMPCPRILATHLPYQFLPSSILDCSNCRIIYLCRNPLDVFTSVLQFLLQNGRISSPSMSIDVPFEQFCQGIHPYGPFWDHCLGYWDASLKNPQKVLFLKYEDLKKDINSSVKKIADFLGYPFSAEEEEAGLVEEIAMLCSFENLKNLDCNKEGEIKAAFRAKHSSFFRKAEVGDWVNVLTPSMANRLEKLFQEKLGESGLTLEINSK; translated from the coding sequence ATGCCGAAATCAGGAACCACATGGCTTAAAGCCCTCACCTTCAGTATTGTTAACCGCAACAATCATTCAGTCGATGAGAGCCCTTTGCTCTTCTCCAACCCTCATTATCTCGTCCCTTTTCTCGAGATATATCTGTACAAGGATGGTAATATTCCCGATATAGACTCTATGCCTTGCCCACGAATCCTCGCTACTCACCTCCCTTATCAATTCCTTCCTAGCAGCATCTTGGATTGCTCCAATTGTCGAATCATCTACCTGTGCCGAAACCCTTTGGATGTGTTCACTTCAGTGTTGCAATTCTTGCTGCAAAATGGTCGTATTTCAAGCCCATCGATGTCTATTGATGTACCTTTTGAACAGTTTTGTCAGGGCATACACCCGTATGGTCCATTCTGGGACCATTGTTTAGGATATTGGGATGCAAGCTTGAAAAACCCTCAAAAAGTGTTGTTTTTGAAGTATGAGGATCTAAAAAAGGATATCAATAGCTCCGTGAAGAAGATAGCTGACTTTTTAGGATATCCATTTTCAGCTGAGGAAGAGGAAGCCGGTTTGGTTGAAGAGATAGCAATGCTCTGCAGCTTCGAAAATCTTAAGAATTTGGACTGTAACAAGGAGGGGGAGATAAAAGCCGCTTTTAGAGCCAAGCATAGTTCCTTTTTCAGGAAGGCAGAAGTTGGTGACTGGGTAAATGTACTAACTCCTTCCATGGCCAACCGACTTGAAAAATTGTTTCAAGAAAAGCTTGGGGAATCCGGGTTGACGCTGGAAATCAACAGCAAATAG